In Burkholderia sp. GAS332, one DNA window encodes the following:
- a CDS encoding peptidoglycan-associated lipoprotein codes for MMSKLRFAFAVLMVGALAACHSGVKLDENANKGGAVSTQPNPTDVAQVNVDPLNDPNSPLAKRSIYFDFDSYSVKDDYQSLLQQHAQYLKSHPERHVLIQGNTDERGTSEYNLALGQKRAEAVRRSLSLMGVADSQMEAVSLGKEKPQATGHDESSWAQNRRADLVYQQ; via the coding sequence ATGATGTCAAAACTTCGTTTCGCATTTGCCGTATTGATGGTCGGTGCGCTGGCCGCATGTCACTCGGGCGTCAAGCTCGACGAAAACGCTAACAAGGGTGGTGCAGTTTCGACGCAACCGAATCCGACTGATGTCGCTCAGGTCAACGTCGATCCGCTGAACGATCCGAACAGCCCGCTCGCCAAGCGCAGCATCTACTTCGACTTCGACAGCTACTCGGTCAAGGACGACTACCAATCGCTGCTGCAACAACACGCGCAATATCTGAAGAGCCACCCGGAACGTCACGTCCTGATCCAGGGCAACACCGACGAACGCGGCACCAGCGAGTACAACCTGGCACTCGGCCAGAAGCGTGCTGAAGCTGTGCGCCGTTCGCTGTCGCTGATGGGCGTGGCGGACTCGCAAATGGAAGCCGTGAGCCTCGGCAAGGAAAAGCCGCAAGCGACCGGTCATGACGAATCGTCGTGGGCACAAAACCGCCGCGCCGACCTCGTGTACCAACAGTAA
- a CDS encoding tol-pal system protein YbgF, protein MTHRFSWLRFAAAACVAGTAFAAVPAHAGIFDDDQARQAILDLRSKTDSLSSQLSAAQRTILDQSNRLDQLNQQVATLRGQNEDMGNQLSTLQKQQKDYYTDLDTRLKKFEPQQQTVDGVQGEVQPGETDSFNAASQLFRNGDFKNAAASFRSFISKYPNSPYQPTAQYWLGNALYALRDYKGSTATWQGVVKNYPQHPRAPDALLAIANNQLEQGQKAAAKKTLEQIVAQYSGSDVAQSAQSKLEQIK, encoded by the coding sequence ATGACGCATCGTTTCTCCTGGCTGCGGTTTGCCGCAGCGGCCTGCGTCGCGGGCACGGCCTTCGCGGCTGTGCCTGCGCATGCGGGCATATTCGACGACGATCAGGCCCGCCAGGCCATTCTCGATCTGCGTTCGAAGACCGATAGCCTGTCGAGCCAACTGTCGGCCGCACAGCGCACGATCCTCGATCAGTCCAACCGCCTCGATCAGCTGAATCAGCAGGTCGCGACGTTGCGTGGGCAGAACGAGGATATGGGCAACCAACTCTCCACGCTGCAAAAACAGCAGAAGGACTACTACACCGATCTGGACACGCGGCTGAAGAAATTCGAGCCGCAACAGCAGACGGTGGACGGCGTCCAGGGCGAGGTGCAGCCGGGTGAGACCGATTCGTTCAATGCGGCTTCACAGTTGTTCCGCAACGGCGACTTCAAGAATGCGGCGGCATCGTTCCGCAGCTTCATCTCCAAGTATCCGAACAGCCCTTACCAGCCGACCGCTCAGTACTGGCTCGGCAACGCGCTGTATGCGCTGCGCGACTACAAGGGTTCGACGGCGACCTGGCAAGGTGTGGTGAAGAACTACCCGCAGCATCCGCGCGCACCGGACGCGCTGCTCGCGATTGCGAACAATCAGCTCGAGCAGGGTCAGAAGGCCGCGGCCAAGAAGACGCTGGAGCAGATCGTCGCGCAGTACAGCGGCTCGGACGTCGCGCAGTCGGCTCAGAGCAAGCTGGAGCAGATCAAGTAG